In the genome of Streptomyces lydicus, the window CTGGGTGAGCGGGGTGTGCTGGAAGCTCGGCGCGGAGACCTGGCAGGTGTGGACACCGGCGGCGTCCGCGCGCTGGAAGACCGTCGGATACGGCTGCCAGACATGCGGTTCCGTCCACGGGTACCAGCGCAGCTGGTTCATCAGGGCGCCGGTGGCCGGGTCCTCGCAGGTGTAGCCGGGCAGGCCGTGGGCGCCCGGCGGCAGGCCGGTGCCGACCGAGGCGAGCGAGGTGGCGGTGGTGGACGGGAAGCCCGCGGTGAGCGGGCGGCCGCTGCCGTTGAACGACGTGCCCAGGAGGGAGGTGAGGAACGGCGCCTCCTCCGGATGGGCCCGCAGCAGTTCCCAGCCGAGGCCGTCGATCAGGAAGACACAGGCGCGGTCGGCGGGCGCCAGCTCCATCGAGGTGGCGAGGCCGGTCATGCCGAGCCCCGTCGCGATGGTGGGCAGCAGGTCGGCGAGCGAGCCGGTGCCGTACTGCGGCACCGGGGCGCCGAGCGGGTCGAGCGGTTCGGGTTCCGGCCAGGCGGGGGCGATGTGGACCATCAGCGGGGCGAGGGGGTGGCCGCGGTGGCCTCGGAGAGCGCCTGGGCGAAGGTGAGCGTCTCGCGCACCGAGTCCGGTCCGTCACCGGCCTCGCTGACCCGCAGCGAGAGGTCGTCGGCGGTGGAGGAGCCCGTGTAGCCGTGGTCCGCCTCGCAGTTGGGGTCGCCGCAGGCGGCGGGCTCCAGGTCGAGGCGGGCGACCGCGCCCCAGCCGATGGTGAGCACGACCTCGCGGGGCAGCCGGCCCGGGGTGTACGACTCGGGGTTGGCGACCACCCGGCTGAGTACCACGGAGGAGATCCGGCTCAGCTTGACGGATTCCGTGGAGGTGGTGGCGTACGGCGACGGGGAGGTGGCGTCGGCGGCCTGCTCGTCGGTGTGACTGACGATGAAGCGGGTGCCGGTCAGGACCAGGACCGTGACATGGCGGCGGACCTCGTTGGCGTCGAAGGTCGTCTCCTGGTGGACGAGGTACGACGTCACGGGCTCGCCGCCGACCGCGGCCTGCACCGCCTCGGCCACGAGCGTCGGGTAATAGCCGCTGCGCTCGATCGCCGCGCGCAGCCCCTGGGTCGTCGTACCGGTCTTAGCCATGGGGTCCATCTTACGGGGCGTACCGGGCCGCGAGAGCCTCAGTAGACGGGCAGCCGGCGGGGGCCGAGGTCAGTGGTGGCGGGGGCCCTGGCCAGGCGCACGGTCGCCCCCAGTACGG includes:
- a CDS encoding DUF5998 family protein, which encodes MAKTGTTTQGLRAAIERSGYYPTLVAEAVQAAVGGEPVTSYLVHQETTFDANEVRRHVTVLVLTGTRFIVSHTDEQAADATSPSPYATTSTESVKLSRISSVVLSRVVANPESYTPGRLPREVVLTIGWGAVARLDLEPAACGDPNCEADHGYTGSSTADDLSLRVSEAGDGPDSVRETLTFAQALSEATAATPSPR